TGCTCACCGACCGCCCGGTGGGGGAGGTCGTGCCGATCGAGCACGCGCGCATGGAGAACCGCACGGTGATCCAGTGGGACAAGGACGATGCCGCGTGGATGGGACTGGTGAAGTTCGACCTGCTCGGACTCGGCATGCTCGCGGCGCTGCAGTACTGCTTCGACCTGATCCGGGATGCCACGGGCGAGGCGTGGGAGCTCTCGACGCTGCCGAAGGAGGAGAAGGCCGTCTACGACATGCTGTGCCGGGCCGACTCGATCGGGGTGTTCCAGGTGGAGTCGCGGGCGCAGATGGGGTTGTTGCCACGGCTTCAGCCGCGGAAGTTCTACGACCTGGTCGTGCAGATCGCGTTGATCCGGCCCGGGCCCATCCAGGGCGGGGCGGTGCATCCGTTCGTCCGGCGCAAGCTCGGGCAGGAGGAGATCACCTACGTGCACCCCAAGCTGAAGCCGGTGCTGGAGCGCACGATGGGGGTGCCGGTGTTCCAGGAGCAGCTCATGCAGATGGCGGTGGCCGTGGGCAACTGCACCGCCGAGGACGCGGACCAACTGCGGAGGGCGATGGGGTCGAAACGCGGTCTCGAACGCATCGACTCCCTGCGCGAGAAGCTGTACGAGGGGATGGCCGAGAACGGCCTGGTCGGACACGTCGCCGACGAGCTGTACGCGAAGATCCAGGCGTTCGCGAACTTCGGCTTCGCGGAATCGCACTCGCTGTCTTTCGCCCTGCTGGTCTACGCGAGCTCCTGGATCAAACTGCACTACCCGGCGGCGTTCCTCGCGGGACTTCTGCGCGCGCAGCCGATGGGGTTCTATTCACCCGCCACCCTGACCGCCGACGCCCGCCGGCACGGGGTGCGCGTGCGCCGCCCCGACCTGCTGCGCTCGGGGGTGGAGGCGGGCATGGAACCCCTCGACGACGCGGGGGAGCGAGGCCCCACCGGCCTCGACGCGTGCGCCGAGGCGCACCAGCCGCCGACGGGGGAGTTCGATCGGTCAGAGCCCGACGAGACCGCCGCCCACCGGCGGGACGGGGCTTTCGCGGTGAGGCTGGGGCTCGCGGGTGTCACGGGGATCGGCACGAACGTGGCCGAGCGCATCGTCTCCGAGCGGGAGAGGGGAGGTGCGTACCGCGACATGCGCGACCTCGTGCGGCGGACGGGGCTGATCACCGCACAGCTCGAAGCGCTCGCGACCGCGGGGGCGTTCGAGAGTCTCGGCCATTCACGGCGGGAGGCGATCTGGCTCTCGGGCTCCGCAGCCCTGGACCGGCCCGAGTTCCTGCCCGATTCCCTCGTGGCGGTGCAGCCTCCGCTGTTCACCGACCCGACGAGCTACGAGCTTCTCGCCTCGGATCTCTGGGCGACGGGGCTGTCCGCCGACGATCACCCCCTCACGCACTTCCGGTCGGCGCTCGATGCGCGAGGTGTCCTCACCTCCCGCGAGTTGCAGACCGCCGAGACCGATCGGCGCATCGAGGTGGCGGGGCTGGTCACCCACCGTCAGCGTCCGGCGACGGCATCCGGAATCACCTTCCTCAACCTCGAAGACGAGCACGGACTCATGAACATCATCTGCTCGGTAGGGGTGTGGAATCGGTACCGTCGCATCGCGCGTGAATCCCCGGCGCTCATCGTGCGAGGGATGCTCGAGCGCTCGGTCGAGGGGGTGACGAACGTCGTCGCCGACGGGTTCACCGATCTGCGCGTGGGCGTCTCCCACGCGTCGAGGGATTTCCGATGACCGCGAACCCGCTCACTAGACTCGGGGAACTCGCAAGAACCGCACGAGGGGACGACCATGACCGACACGCCCACTCCGCCCGACGGCTGGTACCCCGACCCCGCGGGAAGCGGGGGCACGCGCCGCTGGGACGGCATCGCGTGGACGGACGAGGTGCGACCCGCAGGCGAAGAGCAGCGGGATGCCGGTCCCGTCGAGACCTCGAATGCGGGAGTGACCGCGCACCCGGCGGCGGGTGAGAGCCCGGATGGCGTGGCGGATCCCGCTTCGGCTCCTGGGGCGGCTGCCCCGGCCTCCGGTGCTGAGGCGGTATCCGCTCCGGCATCCGCTTCCGTTCCCGCCTCTGATGCGGCCCCCATCCCGGCCGCGGTCCCCGCTTCTGGTGCCGAGGCGGCACCTGCTCCTGCCGAGGCGGCCCCTGCTCCCGAGGCGGCACCTGCTCCTGCCGCGGCACCCGCACCAGTCGCGGCCGCCGCGGCCCCCGCCCCCGCACCCGCACCCGCTTACGGGGCGGCGCCGGTCTCGGCCCCCGCACCCGCCGCGGCTCCCGCTTACGGGGCGACGCCGGTCTCGGCCCCCGCCTCCCCGAGCACTCCCGCCACCCCGCCCGGGTATCCCGCCTACTCGACCGCCCCGGGCTACACCGGTGCATCGGCCCCGGCCTACGGCGGTGGCGCCCCGGGCTACACCGCACCGGGGGCCCAGGCGGCGACCCCCGCAAATCCCGGCGTTCCCACCGACACCGTCTGGGTCTGGCTGATCGTCGCCCTGCCGCTCGTGCAGTTGCTCGTGCTGTTCCTGTTCGACTGGCGTGCGCTTATCGAGCAGAGCCTCGCCACGGCCTTCCTCTCCGCGCAGGGCGGGACGACCTCGTCTGTGGTGGGTCTCTCGCTGCAGTCGACCTTCCTCTCGTTGGGCGTAGGCCTCGTGTCCCTCGTGATCAGCGGGCTCAGCGTCCTCTTCGCCTTCCTCGACTGGCGCCAGCTCCGCGCGCGTGGCATCCAGAAACCGTTCCACTGGGCGTGGGCCTTCTTCGCCTTCGTGGTGTCGGCGGGCGTCTACGTCATCGGACGCGGGATCGTCCTGCGTCGACAGACCGGCAAGGGCCTCGGCCCGATCTGGGGTTTCATCGGGGTGTCGGTCGTCTCGATCATCGCCGCGGCGATCTGGGCGATTCTGCTCCTGCGGGACTTCTCCGCGCTGTTCGAGCAGTACATGTACTACTACTACGGCTACTGACCCGGGTGCACCGTCGTGCTCATCGCCCCTGCGCGGTGAGCACGGCGTCGAGCAGGGAGTGCGCCGTGTCGTCCTTCGATCCGGATGCCGTCGCCACGATCTCTCCGTCGCGTCCGATGATCACGAGCTCGTTGTCGACCGACTCGAACCCGCGCGTCCACCCCACGGCGTTCGCCGCCAGCAGGTCCACCCCCTTGCGCGCGGCTTTCGCGCGGGCGCGTTCGAGGAGCTCGTCGTCGTCGCGGACGGTCTCGGCGGCGAATGCGACGATCGTCTGGCCATCCCGGCGCGCCGCGACGAGACCCGCCACGATGTCGCGGTTCTCGACGAGTTCGAGGGTGAATCCTCCGGGGGTGTCCTGCTTGCGGAGCTTGTGCTCCGACACCGAGGCGACGGAGTAATCGGCGACCGCCGCGGCCATCACGATGACGTCGGCGTCGGGGGCCGTGGCATCCATCGCCCTGCCGAGTTCTTCGGCGGTCGCGACCGCGATGACCTCGACGCGCGGGTCGGGGACGACGTCGGCGTCGAGGTGCGCGGCGACGAGCGTGACCCGCGCCCCGCGGTCGGCGGCGGCCCGGGCGATCGCGACGCCCTGTCTCCCGCTCGAACGGTTGCCGAGGAAGCGGACGGGGTCGATCGGCTCGCGCGTTCCGCCGGCGCTGACGACCACCGACACACCCTCGAGGTCGCGCGGACGCTCGACGAGCGCGAGAGCTGCGGCGACGATGTCCTCGGGCTCCGACATCCGGCCGGGGCCGGAGTCGCCGCCCGTGAGCGCGCCGTCGGCGGGTCCGACGACGTGCACGCCGCGCGAGCGCAGCACCTGCATGTTGTGAGCCGTCGCCGGGTGCCGCCACATCTCGGTGTGCATCGCCGGGGCGACCACCACCGGGGCCGTCGTGGCGAGAAGCGTCGTGCCGAGGAGATCGGACGCCAGCCCCGCGGTCATCGCGGCCAGGGTGTTCGCCGTGGCGGGAGCGATGATCACGAGGTCGGCCGCCTGCCCGAGGGCGACGTGGCGGACGCGCGCGACGTCGTCGTGCACCGAGGTGGTGACGGGGTTGCGGCTGATCGCCTCCCACGTGGGCGACCCGACGAAGCGCAGAGCGTCGTCGGTGGGGATGACGTGCACGTCGTGCCCGGCCTTCACGAGAAGGCGCACCAGCCCGACGGTCTTGTACGCGGCGATTCCTCCGGTGACCCCGACGACGATGAACATCGCCCCAGTCTTCCAGGTGCGCAGGCCGGTGGAGGCGTGAGTGGACTGGTGTGCGGTGCGGCCGGGGCGGGCCGGGGCGGGCCGGGCCGGGGCGGGGCGGGGCGGGTCGGGCGCTGGCGCGGGTGCGGGAGCCGCGGGTCGCGGTGCGCCGTGGGGCGGGCGTCACCAGAACAGGAGATGCGACGACGACAGGCCGACCTGGCGCCGCTCGCCCTGTTCTCGTCGCATCCCCTGTTCTCGTGCGCGGGCAGCGTTCTCTCGGGCGCAGGTAGCGTGGGGCGGGTGTGCACCGTCGTCATCGATGTCCCCGCCGCGCCGAGCGACCCCGTGCGCCTTCTCGCCGTCCGCGATGAAGACCGTGATCGTCCGTGGCGCGGGGTCGGACCGTGGTGGCCCGACCGTTCCGGCGTCCTCGGCGTGCGCGACGACCGCGCGGGCGGGGCGTGGCTGGCCGTCGATCCCGACCGGCGGCGTCTCGCCGTGCTCCTCAACCGCGAGGATCTCTCCACCCGCGGGGACGACGAGGTCGTCAGCCGCGGCGCGATCGCCCTCGATGCGCTGGGTGACGGCATCCCGGATCAGCCGCCGACGCGCGGATTCAACCTCGTCGACGTGGATGCCACCGGTGCCCACCTCGTCGAGTGGGACGGCCGCGAGTCCCGGCGCACGCGGCTGAGCCCCGGCACGCACATGGTCGCGCACCACGCGGTCGACGATCCGGGGACCCCGCGCATCGCGCGCTGGCTCGAGGAGTTCCGGCGCGCAGGGCTCGGCGAGGGATCGGGGTGGTGGGAGCCGTGGATGAACGTCGTCGAGCGGGCGACGCGCGACCCCGGATCCTCGGTCCTGCGGCGCGACGCCCACGACGGTCTCGTCCTGGAGTCGCTGCTCATCTGCGCCGCGAGCATCGGCCCCGACGGCGTCGAGGTGCGCGAAGCGCGGCTGGCGGAGCCGGGGCACTGGGATGCCGGGCTGCCGACCCGGCTGCTCTCGGGCGACCCGCTGTCGCGGCGGTAGGCTGGTGGCATCCCGCCTCCGTAGCTCAGGGGATAGAGCGCCGCACTCCTAACGCGGGCGTCGCAGGTTCGAATCCTGTCGGGGGCACGTCCGTTCTCTGCAGCACGGCTCTGCCACACTGACTTCGTGAGCAGCACAGCGCGGCCCGGGCACCGCACCGCCGTCGGGGTGGGCGGCATCGTCGTCGCGATCATCGCGCTCTACGTCACCGTCGTGGTGCTCTACGCGAGCGGGAGCGGGGTCGTCTCGCGAGGCGACGACGAGGTATCGCCGGGTGCCGTGTCGCTCGTCCTCACGCCGGAGAAGATGGATGCCGCGACCAGCCGCCTGACCGTGTCGCTCCTGCCGAAGCAGGCCGACGGCGGCGAGTACACGAACGGCGTCACGATCGACAAGCCGTTCGCCGTGCTCGTGTCCGCGGTCGCGGGCTCGACGGCGGTGCACTATCAGCCGAGCGAGCTGGTCGCCCCGACCGAGGTGTCGTTCGTGATGGACGGGGCGATCGAGCAGTGGCCGTTCGATCGATACCACGTGACGTCGTTCGTCGTGGCCGCCGTGGATGATGCCGACGGCGAGAGCGTGCCGCTTCCCACCGCCGTGACGGTCAGCGGGCGCGGCGTCACGGGCTGGGACATCACGATGGCCGAACGCGACGCGGGCGACGGTCTGCTCGCGGTGGACATCTCGGCGTCGAGGTCGGGGGCGACGGTGGCGTTCGGCATCGTGCTGCTGACGCTGATGGTCATCATCCCCACCCTCGTGCTCATCGTCGCGATCGCGGTGCTGCGGGGTCGGCGCAAGGTCGAGGTCACCACGCTGGGGTGGATGGGCGCGATGGTGTTCGCGACCATTCCGCTGCGCAACTTCCTGCCCGGTTCGCCGCCGATCGGCTCGTGGATCGACTACCTCATCGTGCTCTGGGTGATCGCGGCGCTGGTCGCCGGGCTGGTCATCTTCGTGATCGCCTGGTGGCGGCGCGGTCCGGCCTGAGGCAGCGTCGGGATTCCCGCGCCGCGGCGTGCGCCGCGCCCGCGCGTCGCGATTGCACGCCGCGATTGCACGCCGCGAGGTCACACGTTCCGCGCGACATCACATCCGCGGGCACGGTTGGAGTCCGTGTCTTCGACCCGATCGTGTGATCTCGGCGACGCGACGCGGCGCGACGCGACGCGGCGTTGCCCTTCGCGACGTCCTCTGACATGATTACTGAACGATCGGTCGGAAAACCTCACGGGTGAGGTGGACGGACCCCGCCAGAGTCGGCGGGGGAGAGGATGGCGATGTCGCAGGCGTTTCTCATCGGCGGTGCACGCACCCCGGTCGGACGGTACGGCGGGGCTTTGGCATCCGTCCGCCCCGACGATCTCGCGGCTCTCGTCGTCGGCGAAGCCGTGGCCCGTGCGGGCGTTCCTGCCGAGGCGATCGACGAGGTGATCCTCGGCGCGGCGAATCAGGCCGGCGAGGACAACCGCAACGTCGCACGGATGGCCGTGCTGCTCGCGGGGCTTCCGGATGCCATTCCCGGACTCACCGTGAACCGTCTCTGCGCCTCGGGGATGAGCGCGATCGCGCTCGCCGCGCAGGCCGTGCGGGCGGGTGACGCCGACATCGTCGTGGCCGGGGGTGTGGAGTCGATGACCCGCGCGCCCTGGGTGCAGGCGAAGCCCGCGAAGGCGTGGGCGAAGCCCGGCGAGGCGTTCGACACCTCGATCGGCTGGCGCTTCACCAACCCGCGGCTCGCGGCCCGCGACAGGGCGACCTTCACGATGCCCGAGACCGCCGAGGAGGTGGCCCGCGTCGACGGCATCTCGCGCGCCGACGCCGACGCCTTCGCCCTGCGGAGTCACGAACGGGCGATCCGGGCTCAGGATGCCGGGCACTTCCGCGACGAGATCGTCGGTGTCGAGACACCTCGGGGTCTCGTCGACACCGACGAAGGGCCGCGGCGAGACACCTCGCTCGAGGTGCTCGCGGGGCTCCGACCCGTCGTGAAGGGCGGCGAGGTGGTGACCGCGGGCAACGCGAGCTCGCTCAACGACGGCGCGTCGGCGATCGTGGTGGCCAGCGCGGCGGCGGTGGAGCGCTACGGCCTGCGGGCACGCGCGCGGATCGTCGCGCACGCCTCGGCGGGAGTGGCTCCGGAGGTCATGGGGCTGGGTCCCGTGCCCGCGACGGAGAAGGCGCTCGCGAAGGCCAGGCTGTCGGCATCCGACCTGGGGGCGGTCGAGCTCAACGAGGCGTTCGCGTCGCAGTCGCTGGCGTGCATGCGTCGGCTCGGTCTCGACCCCGAGATCGTCAACGCCGACGGCGGGGCGATCGCGCTGGGGCACCCGCTCGGGTCCAGCGGGTCGCGGTTGCTGGTGACGCTGCTGGGCCGGTTGGAGCGCGAGGAAGCGCGCTACGGGCTCGCGACGATGTGCGTCGGCGTGGGGCAGGGGACGGCGATGATCGTGGAGCGGGTCGATGGCTGAGGGGGCGGGGGTCCCGGGGGCTTCGACGGGCTCAGCCACCTCGGCGGGGGAGGCCCCTGAGGGTGTCGAAGGGACCGAGGCTCTCGTGGGTCGGGTCCCGGGGGCTTCGACGGGCTCAGCCACCTCTGCGGGGGAGGTCCCTGAGCCTGTCGAAGGGACCGGGATCCTCAGCGCGCCCCGCCTCCGCATCGAGGCCCGCGACGACCGCGTCGTCGCGACCCTCGATCGCCCCGAGCGCCGCAACGCGATCGACCAGGCGATGATCGACGAGCTGCACGCGCTGTGCGCGGAGCTCGAGGAGCGGCCGCGCACCCTGATCCTGACCGGGGCCGGCGGGATCTTCGCTGCCGGCGCCGACATCGCCCAGCTGCGCGAGCGCACCGGCGACGATGCCCGTCGGGGGATCAACGCCACCGCCTTCGACCGCATCCGCCACCTCCCGATGCCCGTGATCGCCGCCATCGACGGCTTCGCGCTGGGCGGGGGAGCGGAGCTGGCGTACGCCGCCGACATCCGCATCGGCACCCCGCGCGTGCGCTTCGGGAACCCCGAACCCGGTCTCGGCATCATCGCCGCCGCCGGCGCGGCCTGGCGCTTGCCCGAGATCGTCGGGCACGCCCGTGCGAGCGAGCTGCTGCTCACCGCGCGCATGATCGACGCCGACGAGGCCCTCGCGTGGGGACTGCTGTCGAGCATCCACGAGCCCGACGCGTTGCTCGACGCCGCGCACGCGATCGCCGACCGGATCGCGGCGAACTCCGTGCGCGCGACCATCCTCACCAAGCGCGCGCTGCTCGCCCCGCGGGCGGAGCACCCGACGATCGACGGCGACCTTCAGGCCGAGCTGTTCGACAGCGCCGACAAACGCGCGCGCATGACCGCGTTCCTCGAGAGGAAGAAGAAGTGACCCTTCCCGACACCACGTCCGCGCCCGATATCGCGAACGCCGGGTCCCCGGCATCCCTCCCCGCCACCGTCGGCGTCCTCGGCGGGGGCCGCATGGGCGCGGGGATCGCGCACGCGTTCCTGCTCGCCGGAGCCCGCGTGCACGTCGTCGAGCGAGACGCCGCGGCCGCCGGGCAGGCGCGCGAGCGCGTCGAGACCGCCCTTGCTCGCTCGGTCGAGCGAGGAACGAAGATCCCGGATGCCGACTTCCTGACCACCGGAGACGATGCGGACGCGTTCGCCGAGGCGGGCCTCGTGATCGAGGCCGTGCCGGAGGATCGCGACCTCAAGCTCGACGCCCTCGCGCGGATCGAGGGAGCTGTGCGGGGCGACGCGGTTGTGGCATCCAACACCTCCTCCATCTCGATCGACGCGCTCGCCGCGTCGCTCGGCCGGCCCGAGCGGTTCCTCGGCCTGCACTTCTTCAACCCGGTGCCGGCGTCGGCGCTCGTCGAGGTCGTGACGGGGTCGGCCACCCTACCGGGGGTCGTGAGCGCGGCGACGAACTGGGTCGAGGCCATCGGCAAGACCGCCGTCGTCGTGCGCGATGCGCCGGGCTTCGCCTCCAGCCGCCTCGGCGTCGCCCTCGGGCTCGAGGCCATCCGCATGCTCGAGGAGGGTGTCGCCTCGGCCCACGACATCGACACGGCGATGGAGCTCGGGTACCGGCATCCGATGGGCCCCCTCCGCACGACCGACATCGTCGGTCTCGACGTGCGTCTGGGCATCGCCGAAGAACTCGAGCGCGCGTTCGGCGCGCGCTTCACCCCGCCCGCGCTGCTGCGAGAGCTCGTCGCCCAGGGGCACCTGGGCCGCAAGACCGGCCGCGGATTCTACGAATGGAGCGAATGATGACGTTTCTCCCCAGCTACGTGAACGGTGCGTGGTGGGCGCCCGGGAGCGACCCCGACGCGGCGATCGTGCGCGACGCCTCGACGGGGGAGGAGATCGTGCGCATCAGCACTCGCGGGCTCGATCTCGCGGGCGCCATCGCCTACGCCCGCCGCGAGGGACAGAAGAATCTTGGCGCCCTCACCTTCCCTCAGCGCGCGATGGTGCTGAAGAACCTCGCGATCGCGCTGAACGAGCGCCGCGAAGAGCTGTACGCCCTCTCGGAGCGCTCCGGCTCGACCCGTCGCGACTCGCTCAGCGACATCGACGGCGGGATCGGCGTGCTCTTCACGTTCTCGTCGAAGGCGCGGCGCGAGCTGCCCGCCGGCAAGGTCGTGCTCGACGGTCCGATCGAGCCCCTGTCGAAGGACGGCTCCTTCCTCGGCCGGCACGTCTACACGCGCCTCCCCGGGGTCGCGGTGCAGATCAACGCCTTCAACTTCCCCATGTGGGGAGCGCTCGAGAAGTTCGCGCCCGCGTTCCTGGCCGGGCTCCCCACGATCGTCAAGCCCGCGACCCCGACGGCATACGTCGCCGAGGCGTGGGTGCGGATGGTCGTCGCGACCGGCCTGCTGCCCGAGGGATCGCTGCAACTGGTGAGCGGCAGCGTCCCGGGCCTGTTCGACCTGCTCGACCTCGGCGACACCGTCGGGTTCACCGGCAGCGCCTCGACCGCCGAGCGTCTGCGCGCCCAGGCGAAGCCCGGCGTGCGCTTCACGAGCGAGACCGACTCGATCAACGCCTCGATCCTCGGTCCCGACGCCGTGCCCGGCACCCCCGAGTTCGACGCCTACGTCAAGCAACTGCTCGTCGAGCTGACCACCAAGGCGGGGCAGAAGTGCACGGCGATCCGCCGCGCGATCGTGCCGAGGGGGACGACGGATGCCGTGGCCGAGGCGCTGCGCGCGAAGATCGCCGAGCGTGTGGTCATCGGTGATCCGCGCGCTGAGGGCGTGACGATGGGACCGGTCGTCTCGCTCGCGCAGCGCGACGAGGTGCTGCGGCAGGTGCGCGCGCTCGAGGAAGCCGGGGGCCGCTTCGTCGTGGGCTCGGCCGACGCCCCGGAGGGGGCGCCCGCCGACGGCGCCTTCCTCCAGCCCATGCTCCTGGCCTTCGCGGATGCCACGACCCCGGCCGTCAACGACATCGAGGCCTTCGGGCCCGTCGCGAGCATCGTCGAGTACGCCGACGTCGCGGACGCGGCGACCATCGTGGCGCGCGGCGGCGGCTCGCTCGTCACGAGCGTTGCCACCCACGACCCCGACGTCGCGACCGAGCTGCTCACCCGCATGGGCGCGATGAACGGCCGGGTGCTCTTCCTCGACCGCGACGACGCGCGCACCTCGACCGGCCATGGCGCCCCCGTGCCGCACCTTGTGCACGGCGGACCCGGCCGCGCCGGCGGTGGCGAGGAGCTCGGCGGCATCCGCTCCGTGCTCCATTACATGCAGCGCACGGCGATCCAAGGCTCGCCGCGCATGCTGACCGCGCTCACCGGGGTGTGGCATCCGGGAGCCGAGACCGACTCCGCCGGCACGCACCCGTTCCGCAAGCCCCTCTCGGACCTCCGGATCGGGGATGCCGTGGAGTCGGCCGAACGCGAGGTCACCCTCGACGACATCGAGGTGTTCGCGAACTTCACCGGCGACACGTTCTACGCGCACATGGACGAGGAGTCCGCCGCGGCGAACCCGTTCTTCCCGGGGCGCGTTGCGCACGGCTACCTCCTCGTGTCGTGGGCGGCGGGGCTGTTCGTGGACCCGGCGCCCGGTCCGGTGCTGGCCAACTCGGGCCTCGAGAACCTGCGCTTCGTCACGCCGGTCTCACCCGGCGACCGCATCCGCGTCGCCCTCACGGCGAAGCAGATCACCCCGCGCGAGACCGACGAGTACGGCGAGGTGCGGTGGGACGCCGTGATCCGCAACCAGGATGACGAGATCGTCGCGCAGTACGACGTGCTGACGCTCGTGGCGAAGACGTGGGCACCCGCTCCCGTGGCGGTGCCGGCATGAGCCTGCGGCCGATGATGCGGAACGACCGCGCGTCGGCGATGCTCGGCATGGTCGTCGAGCACGACGAGCCGGGGGAGTCGCGCGTGTCGATGACCGTGCGCGACGACATGCTCAACGGCTTCGCCATCACCCATGGCGGGCTCGTCTTCACCCTCGCCGACACCGCCTTCGCGATCGCGTGCAACGAGGACGAGCGGGTCACCGTCGCCGGGGGCGCGGACATCACGTTCCTGAAGTCGACCACCGCGGGGCAGACGCTCACGGCGACGGCCGAGCGGCGGGCCCGCAGCGGTCGTACGGGCCTCTACGACATCCGCGTGACCGATGAGAAGGGCGACCTCGTCGCCGAGGTGCGAGGCCGCAGCATCACGACGGATCGGCGACCGCCGGTCCCGGTCCCTTCGACGGGCTCAGGGACCTCTGATGCGCGGGTGGCTGAGCCTGTCGAAGCCTCCGGCCCCCGATCCGCGTCGGTTCCGGTCCCTTCGACAAGCTCAGGGACCTCGGCCGCGCCGGTGGCTGAGCGTGTCGAAGCCTCCGGCCGCCGATCCGCGGCGGTTCCGGTCCCTTCGACAAGCTCAGGGACCTCGGCCGCGCCGGTGGCTGAGCCTGTCGAAGCCTCCGGCCCCCAGCCCTCGAACGACCCCGAGCGCGACGGCGCGCTCCGCACCACGGAGGTGTCCCGATGACCCTGACGACCGCATCGCGCCCGGACTTCCTGGCATCCGTCGATCCCACCGGCATCCCACTCGAGAGTCTGCGTGCGCTGCAGCTCGAGCGCCTGCAATGGACGGTGCGCCACGCCTACGACAACGTCGCCCTCTACCGCCGGAAGTTCGACGAGGCCGGCGTCGGTCCCGACGACATCCGGAGCCTCGACGACATCCGCCTCCTGCCGTTCACCACCAAGGCCGACCTGCGCGAGACCTACCCCTTCGGCATGTTCGCCGTGCCGATGCCCGATGTCCGTCGCATCCACGCATCATCCGGCACGACCGGGCGTCCCACCGTCGTCGGCTACACCGCGGGCGACCTCGACCGCTGGGCCGATCTCGTCGCGCGATCGCTGAGCGCCGCGGGCATCCGCGCCGGCGATCGCGTGCACAACGCCTACGGCTACGGCCTGTTCACCGGCGGACTCGGCGCCCACGCGGGCATCGAGCGGCTCGGCGCGACCGTGATCCCGATGTCGGGCGGGCAGACCGCTCGGCAGGCGCAGCTCATCCAGGACTTCGAACCGGATGCCATCCTCTGCACGCCGAGCTACCTCCTCACCATCGCCGATGCGCTCGAGGCGGCGGGCGTCGACCCGCGCTCGACCTCGCTCAGGGTCGCGGTGCTCGGTGCGGAGCCGTGGACGAACGAGATGCGTCGAGAGATCGAGCGCCGCCTCGACATCGTCGCCGTCGACATCTACGGCCTCAGCGAGGTGATGGGTCCGGGCGTGGCATCCGAGAGCGCCCTCACCAAGGACGGACCGCACATCTGGGAGGATCACTTCCTTCCCGAGACGATCGACGGCGACACGGGCGCGCCCGTCGCCGACGGCGAGCTCGGCGAGCTCGTCTTCACCTCGCTCACCAAGGAGGCCTTCCCGGTCATCCGCTACCGCACGCGCGACCTCACCCGCCTGCAGCCCGGCACCGCGTTCCCGGCCATGCGGCGCATCGAGAAGATCACCGGGCGCAACGACGACATGATCATCCTGCGCGGCGTGAACCTCTTCCCGACGCAGATCGAGGAGATCGTGCTGGGGATCGAGAAGCTCACCCCGCACTTCGTGCTCGAGCTGCGGCGAGAGGGGCGAATGGATGCCATGACCGTCCGCATCGAACGGCATCCGGCCCTCGAGCGCGAGGTGTGCGAGGCCGCCGGCGTCGTGCTCCAGCAACGCATCAAGGTGCTCATCGGCACGAGTGTCGACGTGCGCGTCGAGGAGCCCGGCACGCTGCCCCGCAGCGAGGGCAAGTACAAGCGCGTCTACGACCTGCGCTGACCCCGGGCCGCCGGCCCGCGCCGAGGACGCACTGCTTCGTCGAGACCGCACCCGTTCGATGCCGATCGGATGCGGTCTCGACGAACGCACACGGTCTCGGCGACGCGGCGGCCGCGGCGGCGGCGCGTCGTCAGGACCCCGCGCGCGCCAGCGGGGTGTCGTCGAGGCCGG
This portion of the Microbacterium testaceum StLB037 genome encodes:
- the paaZ gene encoding phenylacetic acid degradation bifunctional protein PaaZ; its protein translation is MMTFLPSYVNGAWWAPGSDPDAAIVRDASTGEEIVRISTRGLDLAGAIAYARREGQKNLGALTFPQRAMVLKNLAIALNERREELYALSERSGSTRRDSLSDIDGGIGVLFTFSSKARRELPAGKVVLDGPIEPLSKDGSFLGRHVYTRLPGVAVQINAFNFPMWGALEKFAPAFLAGLPTIVKPATPTAYVAEAWVRMVVATGLLPEGSLQLVSGSVPGLFDLLDLGDTVGFTGSASTAERLRAQAKPGVRFTSETDSINASILGPDAVPGTPEFDAYVKQLLVELTTKAGQKCTAIRRAIVPRGTTDAVAEALRAKIAERVVIGDPRAEGVTMGPVVSLAQRDEVLRQVRALEEAGGRFVVGSADAPEGAPADGAFLQPMLLAFADATTPAVNDIEAFGPVASIVEYADVADAATIVARGGGSLVTSVATHDPDVATELLTRMGAMNGRVLFLDRDDARTSTGHGAPVPHLVHGGPGRAGGGEELGGIRSVLHYMQRTAIQGSPRMLTALTGVWHPGAETDSAGTHPFRKPLSDLRIGDAVESAEREVTLDDIEVFANFTGDTFYAHMDEESAAANPFFPGRVAHGYLLVSWAAGLFVDPAPGPVLANSGLENLRFVTPVSPGDRIRVALTAKQITPRETDEYGEVRWDAVIRNQDDEIVAQYDVLTLVAKTWAPAPVAVPA
- a CDS encoding thiolase family protein, which gives rise to MSQAFLIGGARTPVGRYGGALASVRPDDLAALVVGEAVARAGVPAEAIDEVILGAANQAGEDNRNVARMAVLLAGLPDAIPGLTVNRLCASGMSAIALAAQAVRAGDADIVVAGGVESMTRAPWVQAKPAKAWAKPGEAFDTSIGWRFTNPRLAARDRATFTMPETAEEVARVDGISRADADAFALRSHERAIRAQDAGHFRDEIVGVETPRGLVDTDEGPRRDTSLEVLAGLRPVVKGGEVVTAGNASSLNDGASAIVVASAAAVERYGLRARARIVAHASAGVAPEVMGLGPVPATEKALAKARLSASDLGAVELNEAFASQSLACMRRLGLDPEIVNADGGAIALGHPLGSSGSRLLVTLLGRLEREEARYGLATMCVGVGQGTAMIVERVDG
- a CDS encoding 3-hydroxyacyl-CoA dehydrogenase family protein, whose translation is MTLPDTTSAPDIANAGSPASLPATVGVLGGGRMGAGIAHAFLLAGARVHVVERDAAAAGQARERVETALARSVERGTKIPDADFLTTGDDADAFAEAGLVIEAVPEDRDLKLDALARIEGAVRGDAVVASNTSSISIDALAASLGRPERFLGLHFFNPVPASALVEVVTGSATLPGVVSAATNWVEAIGKTAVVVRDAPGFASSRLGVALGLEAIRMLEEGVASAHDIDTAMELGYRHPMGPLRTTDIVGLDVRLGIAEELERAFGARFTPPALLRELVAQGHLGRKTGRGFYEWSE
- a CDS encoding enoyl-CoA hydratase/isomerase family protein → MAEGAGVPGASTGSATSAGEAPEGVEGTEALVGRVPGASTGSATSAGEVPEPVEGTGILSAPRLRIEARDDRVVATLDRPERRNAIDQAMIDELHALCAELEERPRTLILTGAGGIFAAGADIAQLRERTGDDARRGINATAFDRIRHLPMPVIAAIDGFALGGGAELAYAADIRIGTPRVRFGNPEPGLGIIAAAGAAWRLPEIVGHARASELLLTARMIDADEALAWGLLSSIHEPDALLDAAHAIADRIAANSVRATILTKRALLAPRAEHPTIDGDLQAELFDSADKRARMTAFLERKKK
- a CDS encoding DUF4436 family protein, whose amino-acid sequence is MSSTARPGHRTAVGVGGIVVAIIALYVTVVVLYASGSGVVSRGDDEVSPGAVSLVLTPEKMDAATSRLTVSLLPKQADGGEYTNGVTIDKPFAVLVSAVAGSTAVHYQPSELVAPTEVSFVMDGAIEQWPFDRYHVTSFVVAAVDDADGESVPLPTAVTVSGRGVTGWDITMAERDAGDGLLAVDISASRSGATVAFGIVLLTLMVIIPTLVLIVAIAVLRGRRKVEVTTLGWMGAMVFATIPLRNFLPGSPPIGSWIDYLIVLWVIAALVAGLVIFVIAWWRRGPA